The region CGCGTGAGCCTGGGCCGTCGGCGCTTCGATCGCAAGCTCGTGTAGGTTGCGTGCTTCGTTGAGAATCGCCTGTCCCAATGCCAGCGGCGTGGTCGCCTCATGTCCGGCGTAATGGTAAGTGCCCCAGAGCGGCGCCGCGCAATCGAGTTGTTTGAGCACCGAGATGATCACCCGGGCAGCGTCTTCCACCGGTGTCGGGTTACCCCGTCGATCGTCGGCCATTAGGAGTTCTTCAGGCACTAGCGCGCGAGCGAGGAAACGTCCGAGCGCGCCGTCAGGGCTATCATCGAGCAGCCAGCCGAAACGCAGCAGCACGTGTTGCGGGCAGGTGGCGCGCACGCTTTGCTCGATCCGCCACAGCGCTTGACCGCGCAGGCCCAGAGGCACCGGCTCATCCTTTTCGCTGTAAGCGGTGGCTCGTGAGCCATCGAACACGCGATAGCTCGACGGCTGCACCAGAACAATGTTGTGGTGCTGGCACAGTTCGGCAAGACGTTCGACCGATCGTTCCTGCCCGGTCAGCCGAGCCTCATTCACGTTCTCCGCCTGAAACCAGTCGAAATAGTAGGCAAGGTTGATGAGCGCGTCCGGGCGGGTGTCGTCGAGCAGTTGCGTCAGGCTCGCGGCGTCCCAGCCGTCTTGTGGTGGACGGGGAGCGAGGAAACCGATGTCTTCCTCCGCACCAAGGCGAATCAGCGCTTGCCCAAGGGCATTTCCGCCGCCCAGTAACATAAGGCGCATTCGCATAGAGTCAGCAGGCCCAGTCTGATTGAAACAATGGCTTTATCGACAGCGCTCGCA is a window of Pseudomonas sp. DC1.2 DNA encoding:
- a CDS encoding sugar nucleotide-binding protein encodes the protein MRMRLMLLGGGNALGQALIRLGAEEDIGFLAPRPPQDGWDAASLTQLLDDTRPDALINLAYYFDWFQAENVNEARLTGQERSVERLAELCQHHNIVLVQPSSYRVFDGSRATAYSEKDEPVPLGLRGQALWRIEQSVRATCPQHVLLRFGWLLDDSPDGALGRFLARALVPEELLMADDRRGNPTPVEDAARVIISVLKQLDCAAPLWGTYHYAGHEATTPLALGQAILNEARNLHELAIEAPTAQAHAARPDAAEEPQHAVLACKKILHTFGIKPRAWRAALPGLLDRFYRHG